A region from the Ammospiza nelsoni isolate bAmmNel1 chromosome 1, bAmmNel1.pri, whole genome shotgun sequence genome encodes:
- the TRIB1 gene encoding tribbles homolog 1 — MSRPASLLPAARCRSAPAKRLQPLHDGPAEEAPAAKCPRLAECGPPDCLSAPGSPCAPASPAGGGGAAGPSLIASYLLLPLAEREQVSRALSVSSGRELRCKVFPLKHYQDKIRPYIQLPSHRNITGVVEVILGDTKAYVFFEKDFGDMHSYVRSCKRLREEEAARLFKQIVSAVAHCHQSAIVLGDLKLRKFVFSNEERTQLRLESLEDTHIIKGEDDALSDKHGCPAYVSPEILNTTGTYSGKSADVWSLGVMLYTLLVGRYPFHDSDPSTLFSKIRRGQFCIPDHVSPKARCLIRSLLRREPSERLTAPEILLHPWFEAVLEPGYTDQETGASDQIVPEYHGDSDDISSFFC, encoded by the exons ATGAGCCGCCCCGCGTCCCTGCTGCCGGCCGCCCGCTGCCGCAGCGCCCCGGCCAAGcgcctgcagcccctgcacgACGGCCCCGCCGAGGAAGCGCCGGCCGCCAAGTGCCCTCGGCTCGCCGAATGCGGCCCCCCGGACTGCCTGAGCGCTCCCGGCTCGCCGTGTGCCCCCGCTTCTCccgccggcggcggcggcgcggcgggtCCCAGCCTGATCGCCTCGTAcctgctgctgccgctggcCGAGCGGGAGCAGGTGTCCCGGGCGCTGAGCGTCAGCTCGGGCCGGGAGCTGCGCTGCAAG GTGTTCCCCCTCAAACACTACCAGGACAAGATCCGACCTTACATTCAGCTGCCGTCGCACAGAAACATCACCGGGGTTGTGGAAGTCATTCTCGGGGACACCAAGGCCTATGTGTTCTTTGAAAAGGACTTTGGGGACATGCACTCCTACGTGAGGAGCTGCaagaggctgagggaagaggAGGCTGCCCGGCTGTTCAAGCAGATTGTCTCCGCTGTAGCTCACTGCCACCAGTCAGCCATCGTACTTGGTGACCTCAAGCTCAGGAAATTTGTTTTCTCTAATGAAGAAAG GACTCAGCTGCGTCTGGAGAGCCTGGAAGACACACACATCATCAAGGGTGAAGACGATGCTCTCTCAGACAAGCACGGCTGCCCGGCGTATGTCAGCCCTGAGATCCTAAACACGACGGGGACTTACTCTGGAAAATCGGCCGATGTGTGGAGTTTGGGAGTGATGCTTTATACCCTGCTGGTGGGACGCTATCCCTTCCATGACTCGGACCCTAGCACTCTGTTTTCCAAAATCCGGCGTGGACAGTTCTGTATTCCTGACCACGTCTCCCCCAAAGCCCGCTGCCTCATCCGCAGCCTCCTGCGGCGGGAGCCTTCCGAAAGACTCACTGCTCCAGAGATCTTGCTTCACCCTTGGTTTGAGGCAGTCTTGGAGCCTGGATATACAGACCAGGAGACAGGAGCTTCAGATCAGATTGTCCCAGAATATCATGGAGACAGTGATGATATCAGTTCCTTCTTCTGCTAA